From one Dysidea avara chromosome 9, odDysAvar1.4, whole genome shotgun sequence genomic stretch:
- the LOC136267761 gene encoding uncharacterized protein isoform X1: protein MSHNDDEVKDYGTINVNGNLTELSGEVGSNEDHKKNNSLSTVVRYCGATLCLTLIVLSWVALAEAVQDLEVDYPHPYLLVYWIHSFYSLMYIVWKIWRIFPGGYKCNRVGDGLISPRRMLIITGYLSFISLISSYFWYLSLSGTSVAVNSSIYQSSPAVVFMLAIPLLGEVITLVKLISLMMSVGGACVVGIYSNRHDSSNNTNGDSIPAEWNITSFVASTSTASHDKTTPLGIMYLLLAVSTFALLQVSIKKLSSPPGDPAAIPNSLRTLGLMGVHTLLWMWPPIFILHYAGIEVFSWPSRYTLMLMAVSAGVEVVNTASVITCIALVSPMFTSVGAILVIPASVVWDYFSHHYVENYLAYIGTVAIIAGFVGFVISEVVADRRKRLNEMMDLPPSIITKRLNFGWI from the exons ATGTCACACAATGATGATGAGGTGAAGGATTATGGTACGATTAATGTTAATGGTAATCTCACTGAACTGAGTGGTGAAGTTGGGAGTAATGAGGATCATAAGAAGAACAATTCATTATCAACTGTTGTGAGATATTGTGGAGCTACTCTGTGTCTCACCTTAATAGTGTTGTCAT GGGTTGCATTAGCAGAAGCAGTTCAAGATCTTGAAGTGGATTATCCTCAT CCTTATCTACTGGTTTACTGGATACACTCCTTCTACAGTTTGATGTACATTGTATGGAAGATTTGGAG AATATTTCCTGGTGGTTACAAGTGTAATAGAGTCGGAGATGGACTGATTTCTCCCAG GAGGATGCTGATTATCACTGGATACTTAAGCTTCATTTCATTAATATCATCTTATTTTTGGTACTTATCCTTATCAGGAACAAG TGTTGCAGTAAACTCTTCTATTTACCAGTCATCCCCGGCAGTGGTATTTATGTTAGCCATTCCTCTACTAGGAGAAGTGATCACTTTAGTAAAA TTGATATCACTGATGATGTCAGTGGGTGGAGCTTGTGTGGTTGGGATATACTCTAACAGACATGATAGTAGTAATAACACTAATGGTGACTCCATACCAGCAGAGTGGAATATCACCAGTTTTGTTGCTAGCACTAGTACTGCTTCACATGACAAGACCACACCATTGGGTATAATG TACCTTCTTTTAGCTGTGTCAACATTCGCACTACTTCAAGTTAGTATTAAGAAGTTGTCGTCACCTCCAGGGGATCCAGCTGCTATACCAAACAGTTTACGAACTTTGGGACTAATGGGAGTCCATACCCTGTTGTGGATGTG GCCACCAATTTTTATTTTACATTATGCTGGAATTGAAGTGTTTAGTTGGCCATCACGAT ACACTCTTATGTTGATGGCAGTGAGTGCTGGGGTGGAGGTAGTTAACACTGCTAGTGTTATCACTTGTATTGCACTGGTGTCTCCAATGTTCACCAG tgttgGAGCTATATTAGTTATCCCTGCTTCAGTGGTGTGGGACTACTTCAGTCATCACTATGTTGAGAATTATTTAGCTTACATTGGAACTGTAGCCATCATTGCAGGATTTGTAGGATTTGTGATATCAGAAGTTGTTGCAGACAGAAGGAAAAGACTCAACGAGATGATGGATTTACCACCAAGTATTATCACTAAAAGGCTAAACTTTGGGTGGATTTGA
- the LOC136267761 gene encoding uncharacterized protein isoform X2, translating into MYPYLLVYWIHSFYSLMYIVWKIWRIFPGGYKCNRVGDGLISPRRMLIITGYLSFISLISSYFWYLSLSGTSVAVNSSIYQSSPAVVFMLAIPLLGEVITLVKLISLMMSVGGACVVGIYSNRHDSSNNTNGDSIPAEWNITSFVASTSTASHDKTTPLGIMYLLLAVSTFALLQVSIKKLSSPPGDPAAIPNSLRTLGLMGVHTLLWMWPPIFILHYAGIEVFSWPSRYTLMLMAVSAGVEVVNTASVITCIALVSPMFTSVGAILVIPASVVWDYFSHHYVENYLAYIGTVAIIAGFVGFVISEVVADRRKRLNEMMDLPPSIITKRLNFGWI; encoded by the exons ATGTAT CCTTATCTACTGGTTTACTGGATACACTCCTTCTACAGTTTGATGTACATTGTATGGAAGATTTGGAG AATATTTCCTGGTGGTTACAAGTGTAATAGAGTCGGAGATGGACTGATTTCTCCCAG GAGGATGCTGATTATCACTGGATACTTAAGCTTCATTTCATTAATATCATCTTATTTTTGGTACTTATCCTTATCAGGAACAAG TGTTGCAGTAAACTCTTCTATTTACCAGTCATCCCCGGCAGTGGTATTTATGTTAGCCATTCCTCTACTAGGAGAAGTGATCACTTTAGTAAAA TTGATATCACTGATGATGTCAGTGGGTGGAGCTTGTGTGGTTGGGATATACTCTAACAGACATGATAGTAGTAATAACACTAATGGTGACTCCATACCAGCAGAGTGGAATATCACCAGTTTTGTTGCTAGCACTAGTACTGCTTCACATGACAAGACCACACCATTGGGTATAATG TACCTTCTTTTAGCTGTGTCAACATTCGCACTACTTCAAGTTAGTATTAAGAAGTTGTCGTCACCTCCAGGGGATCCAGCTGCTATACCAAACAGTTTACGAACTTTGGGACTAATGGGAGTCCATACCCTGTTGTGGATGTG GCCACCAATTTTTATTTTACATTATGCTGGAATTGAAGTGTTTAGTTGGCCATCACGAT ACACTCTTATGTTGATGGCAGTGAGTGCTGGGGTGGAGGTAGTTAACACTGCTAGTGTTATCACTTGTATTGCACTGGTGTCTCCAATGTTCACCAG tgttgGAGCTATATTAGTTATCCCTGCTTCAGTGGTGTGGGACTACTTCAGTCATCACTATGTTGAGAATTATTTAGCTTACATTGGAACTGTAGCCATCATTGCAGGATTTGTAGGATTTGTGATATCAGAAGTTGTTGCAGACAGAAGGAAAAGACTCAACGAGATGATGGATTTACCACCAAGTATTATCACTAAAAGGCTAAACTTTGGGTGGATTTGA